The genomic segment CCTTCCTGGTAATGGCTCCTGGTGTAGAGATCATCACATTGACTCGTGACAAGGCGCTTTCTCGTAAGGAGGAGGTTGATTACCTGAACGAGCACGGCTTCTATGCAGACTTCACCAAGTTGAAGTATTCTTATAACGTAGGTATCTGGGGAACCAGTATCTGCGGTGGTGAGATTCTCGACCCAACCCAAGGTCTCCCAGAGGAGGCTTACCTGAAGCACGTTACTGCCAAGGAAGAAGAGGCAGAGCTGAAGATTACCTTCGAGAAGGGTGAGATTGTGGCTGTCAACGACGAGAAGTTTGAGGATAAGATTGCAGCCATCCAGAAGATTGAGGAGATTGGTGCTTCTTACGCCATCGGTCGCGACTGCAACGTGGGTGATACCATCATCGGTATCAAGGGTCGTGTAGCTTTCGAGGCTGCAGCTCCTAAGCTCATCATCGAGGCACACCGCCTGTTGGAGAAGAGCACATTGAGCAAGTGGCAGCAGTATTGGAAGGATCAGGTAGGCAACTGGTACGGAATGTTCCTCCACGAAAGTCAGTACCTGGAGCCAGTGATGCCGGATATCGAGGCAATGCTGACTTCTTCTCAGCGCAACGTAAACGGTACAGCCATCTTGAAGCTCCGTCCATTTAGCTTCCAGACTGTAGGTGTCGATTCACCAGACGATTTGACCAAGTCTAAGCTCGGTGAGTATGGTGAGATGCAGCACGGTTGGACAGCCGAGGATGCGAAGGGCTTCATCAAGGTAAGCTCTACCCCACTCCGTGTTTATTATGGTATGCACCCTAACGAGGAAAGATAAGTTAAGTGAAGAACGAAGAGTGAAGAGTGAAGAATTCAAATGCTTTTGTGATGGGATTTAAAAATATTAACGAATATAATAGGGAGAATTCTCCTTTACATACGAAGAGTTATCTCTTTGCAGTGAGAATTGTAAAAATGGTTAAACATATCAATTCTTGCAAAAAGGAGTTTACCATTACAAATCAAATTCTTCGCTCAGGAACTGCCATAGGAGCTTTAGTTAGAGAAGCTGAGTTTGCTCAAAGTCCACAAGACTTTGCCAACAAACTTTCCATAGCTCTAAAAGAAGGAAACGAAACTTACTATTGGCTGAACCTTCTTCATGACACAGACTACATTGACCAAAATGCATTCGAAAGTATGCTCAATGACTGTAATGAATTGATTGCACTCCTCGTTTCATCCATAAAGACGACAAAACAAAGAAACAACAAATAATCAGAAGGACAAGAGAATTCTTCACTCTTCGTTCTTCACTCTTCACTTAAATTATGGTAAAAGTAGGTATTTTAGGAGCAGCTGGTTATACAGGAGGTGAGCTGATTCGCCTCCTTATCAACCATCCAGAGGCAGAGATTGTATTCGCCAACAGCGAGAGTAACGCCGGCAACCTGGTGGCTGAGGTTCACGAGGGATTGTATGGCGAGACCGACTTGAAGTTTACCGCCGAGATGCCTTTCGACCAGGTGGATGTCATCTTCTTCTGCTTCGGTCATGGCAAGAGCGAGGCGTTCCTGAAGGAGCACAATGTTCCGGAGAACGTGAAGATTATCGACCTGGCACAGGACTTCCGTCTTGCCCCAGAGACTGTGGTTGCTACCCAGCAGCCAACCCCAGCCGCTCACGATTTTGTATATGGCCTTCCAGAAATAAATGAATCAAAAATAGCCGTAGCTCAGCACGTGGCAAACCCAGGTTGTTTTGCAACCTGCATTCAACTTGGTTTGTTGCCTGCTGCCAAGATGGGCCTCATCAATAGCGATGTATCTATTAACGCCATTACCGGTAGCACCGGCGCTGGTCAGAAGCCAGGTGCCACTACCCATTTTTCATGGCGCAACAACAACATGAGCATCTACAAGGCATTCAACCATCAGCACGTGCCAGAGATTCGTGAGAGTCTGAAGCAGACACAGGGTTATCTCGATGCTGCCATCGACTTCATCCCTTACCGTGGCGACTTCGCCCGTGGCATCTTCGCTACAGAAGTAGTGAAGACCGATAAGCCAATCGAGGAAATCGTGGCTGGTTACAAGGAGTTCTACAAGAATGCCAAGTTCACCCACTATGTGGATAAGGCTATCGATCTGAAGCAGGTGGTGAATACCAACAAGTGCCTGGTTCATGTAGATAAGTATGGCGATAAGCTCCTGATTACTTCCTGCATCGACAATCTTCTGAAGGGTGCCGTGGGTCAGGCTGTTCAGAACATGAACATCATGTTTGGTCTCGACCAGACAGCAGGTTTGAAACTCAAGCCATCAGCATTTTAGATAAAAGAATTCGGAAGAACGGATGAAAAATCATTCGTTCTTCTATCATAAAAAATAGTTTGTAATAAGATAACTCTATGAGTTGTCTTTCTTAAAACATAGATTTAACATGAAACTTTACGACGTATATCCTCTTTTCGATATTAATATTGTAAAAGGACAGGGCTGCAAGGTATGGGACGACAAGGGGCAGGAATATCTCGACCTCTATGGCGGTCATGCCGTTATCAGCATCGGTCATTGCTATCCTCACTATGTGGAGATGCTCACCAACCAGTTGAACAATCTGGGTTTCTATTCCAACTCTGTCATCAACAAGTTGCAGGTAAAACTCGCTGAGCGTCTGGGCAAAGCTAGCGGTTATGAAGATTATCAGTTCTTCCTCATCAACTCAGGTGCCGAGGCAAACGAGAATGCCTTGAAGCTGGCTTCATTCACCAACGGCAGAACCCGCGTGCTTTCTATAGAGAAGGCTTTCCACGGCAGAACATCCCTTGCCGTAGAGGTAACAAACAATCCTAAGATCATCGCTCCTATCAATGATAATGGTCACGTAACCTATCTTCCTATCAACGATTTGGAGGCTTGGGAGAAGGAACTCGCCAAGGGCGATGTATGTGCTTGTATCATCGAAGCTATTCAGGGCGTAGGTGGTTGCAACATGGTAACTCCTGAGTTTGCTCAGGGATTGCAGGCAGCCTGCAAGAAATACGGCACCTTCCTGATTTGCGATGAAATCCAGTGCGGTTATGGCAGAAGCGGTAAGTTCTTCGCTCACCAGTGGTTGGGCATCAAGCCTGATCTCATCACAGTAGCCAAGGGTATCGGTAACGGTTTCCCTATGGGTGGCGTGTTGATTTCTCCTGAATTTACACCTGTATATAGTCAGTTGGGTACTACTTTCGGTGGCAACCACCTGGCATGTACAGCAGCTCTTGCTGTTCTCGATGTATTTGAGAAGGAGAACCTGGTACAGAATGCGCATGAGGTTGGCGAATATCTCATTGCCCAGCT from the Segatella copri genome contains:
- the argC gene encoding N-acetyl-gamma-glutamyl-phosphate reductase, which codes for MVKVGILGAAGYTGGELIRLLINHPEAEIVFANSESNAGNLVAEVHEGLYGETDLKFTAEMPFDQVDVIFFCFGHGKSEAFLKEHNVPENVKIIDLAQDFRLAPETVVATQQPTPAAHDFVYGLPEINESKIAVAQHVANPGCFATCIQLGLLPAAKMGLINSDVSINAITGSTGAGQKPGATTHFSWRNNNMSIYKAFNHQHVPEIRESLKQTQGYLDAAIDFIPYRGDFARGIFATEVVKTDKPIEEIVAGYKEFYKNAKFTHYVDKAIDLKQVVNTNKCLVHVDKYGDKLLITSCIDNLLKGAVGQAVQNMNIMFGLDQTAGLKLKPSAF
- a CDS encoding aspartate aminotransferase family protein, producing MKLYDVYPLFDINIVKGQGCKVWDDKGQEYLDLYGGHAVISIGHCYPHYVEMLTNQLNNLGFYSNSVINKLQVKLAERLGKASGYEDYQFFLINSGAEANENALKLASFTNGRTRVLSIEKAFHGRTSLAVEVTNNPKIIAPINDNGHVTYLPINDLEAWEKELAKGDVCACIIEAIQGVGGCNMVTPEFAQGLQAACKKYGTFLICDEIQCGYGRSGKFFAHQWLGIKPDLITVAKGIGNGFPMGGVLISPEFTPVYSQLGTTFGGNHLACTAALAVLDVFEKENLVQNAHEVGEYLIAQLKELQKRNSHVTEVRGRGLMVGAVLDIPHKEVRSKLIHEQHCFTGCAGTNILRILPPLVLTKENVDDFIGRLETVLKEV
- a CDS encoding four helix bundle protein: MGFKNINEYNRENSPLHTKSYLFAVRIVKMVKHINSCKKEFTITNQILRSGTAIGALVREAEFAQSPQDFANKLSIALKEGNETYYWLNLLHDTDYIDQNAFESMLNDCNELIALLVSSIKTTKQRNNK
- a CDS encoding argininosuccinate synthase; its protein translation is MANKKVVVAFSGGLDTSYTVMKLTQDGWDVYAACANTGGFSAEQLKTNEENAYKLGAKAYVTLDVTHEYYEKSLKYMIFGNVLRNNCYPISVSSERIFQAIAIARYAKEIGADAIAHGSTGAGNDQIRFDMTFLVMAPGVEIITLTRDKALSRKEEVDYLNEHGFYADFTKLKYSYNVGIWGTSICGGEILDPTQGLPEEAYLKHVTAKEEEAELKITFEKGEIVAVNDEKFEDKIAAIQKIEEIGASYAIGRDCNVGDTIIGIKGRVAFEAAAPKLIIEAHRLLEKSTLSKWQQYWKDQVGNWYGMFLHESQYLEPVMPDIEAMLTSSQRNVNGTAILKLRPFSFQTVGVDSPDDLTKSKLGEYGEMQHGWTAEDAKGFIKVSSTPLRVYYGMHPNEER